The genomic interval CACTTTTCTACATACATCTTTTTCAATTCCTCTCTTGCAGGACCTAAGTATTTGCGGGGGTCAAACTCTTTTGGATTTTCTGCAAGGTATTTTCTAATCATCGCTGTCATAACAAGTCTTCCATCAGAATCTATATTAACCTTGCATACTGCTGATTTTACAGCTCTTTTTATCTGATCTTCCGAAACACCGGCGGTTTGTTCAAGTTTTCCTCCATATTTATTTATTATATTCACATACTCCTGCAATACCGAAGATGCACCATGCAAAACTATCGGAAAGCCGGGAAGCTTTTTTTCACATTCTTCAAGTATATCAAACCTCAAAGGCGGAATAGATTCTCCAGGTTTTACCTTAAACTTATATACCCCATGTGATGTGCCTATTGATATTGCAAGACTATCAACTGATGTTTTTTTTACAAAATCTTCAACCTGTCCGGGGTCCGTATAATGCGATTTTTCCGAAACTACATGCTCTTCAATGCCTGCTAAAACTCCGAGTTCTCCTTCTACCGTTACATCACACCTGTGTGCATACTCAACAACCTCGCTTGTGGTCTCTATATTTTTCTCATAAGGAAGTGATGAACCGTCTATCATAACATTTGAAAATCCGTAATCTATGCAACTTTTACAAAGTTCAAAAGAATCTCCGTGGTCAAGATTTAGTGCAATGGGAATATTGCCACCTGTCTCTTTTGCTATTTCAACCGCACCCGACACCATATATCTTAAAAGTGTCTGGTTTGTATACTGTCTTGCACCCTTGGATATCTGCAATATAACAGGCGATCTACATTCTACGCAGGCCATAATTATTGCCTGCAATTGTTCCATATTATTAAAATTGTAGCCGGGTATGCCGTATCCTTTCTGCATTGCATTTTTAAACATTTCTTTTGTATTCACAAGCCCTAAACTTTTAAAATTTACTGCCATTGTTTTCCTCCCCATATCAAGATTCACCGTTCTCCTCACCGAGACACCAGGACACCTGTCACCAGGAACCAATCACCACTTTTTCCCCTACCTACTATCTACTACCTCCTGTTTCTACTGTGCCAGTATGTCTACAATATTGTACAGTCTTATATTAATCTTTAGTCTTTCCCTGTTTTCAAATGGGACAAGAACTATTTTGCCATTTTTCATACCAACAAAACACCTTGTCCTTCCTTTTAAAAGAGCATCCACTGCTGTGTATCCAAACTGTGTAGCAATTATTCTATCCTGTGCGGTTGGGCTTCCTCCTCTTTGAACATGGCCAAGAACAGTTACCCTTACATCATAGTCTGTATGCTTTCTTATAAATTCTGCAACTTTTTCGCCTCTTATTGCGCCCTCTGCAACAACTATTATCCAGCTTTTTTTTCCTTTCTGACGCCCCGTTTTTATCTGTTGACAAACATTTTTTATATCAAACCTGTGTTCAGGAATAAGAACATCCTCAGCGCCTCCTGCAAGTGCTGAAAAAAGTGCAAGAAAACCACTATCCCCTCCCATCACCTCAACGATAAATATCTTTTCCAAACTTGTGGCTGTGTCTCTTATCCTGTCTATAGCATCAAGGGCAGTATTAACTGCTGTATCAAATCCTATGCATATATCTGTCCCTGATACATCATTGTCTATTGTCTTTGGCACACCAACACATCTTACATTAAAATTTTTACTTAAGCACCCGGCTCCTTTTAAAGAACCATTCCCCCCTATTACCACAAGCCCATCTATGTTATATTTAAGAAGTGTTTGATATGCTTTTCGTTGTTCTGATATTTTATAGAAATTTTCACACCTTGCAGTTTTAAGTATTGTCCCTCCTAAATGAATTATATTGCTTACATCACTTCTATCCATCTTGAAAACCTCTCCCTCAATAAGTCCCTGGTATCCTCTTCTTATACCATAAACCTCAAGTTCTTTTGAAAGAGAGTATCGGACAACAGCCCTTATACAGGCATTTAAACCCGGACAATCCCCGCCACTTGTTACAACTGCAATCCTTTTCACTTTTAGAGCCCGCCTTTTTATCTACTTTAAGGTACGACAGGAAGTATCAGGGCAGACCTTTGTGCCTGTTTTTTTAATTTCTCAAACCAATCGGCAAATTTTTCCTGCCTTTTTTTCATAAAAATAAAACTGTAATATTTATCTTTTGTTTTTTCAAATTCTTCACCATTGGCATCTATAATACCTTCTATATACGCAAAACCATAACCTTTTTCAAGTCTTAAAATGCTTGATAATTCAGATTTTTCTAAATTAAAAATATCAAGTATCTGTCCTGCTGCCTGACCTATACCCTCTATATATCCTTGTCTGACAAATGGCTCAGGTCTTAATATCTTCACAGAAAGTTCCTTCGCCATATTATCTATATTTTCCCCATTAAAAACATTGCTTTTAAATTTATTTAGAAGTTCCTCTACTGTTTGCTTTGAAAGATTACCTGTTTTTTCTTTAATAATTATATTTTTTACCCTATCTTTTACTTCTTCAACAGGTTGGATATATTCTGTTTTTCTGTCTTTCAGTCTTATAAAATAACTACCTGAATTTGTCCTGATTATGTCACTTACCTGATTTTTGCCAAGAGAGAAGGCAACATCTCCTATCTGTTCTGAGTAACCAATATCCTGAATTTGTCCATCCCGGGTAAAAAACGGACTTTCCTTTATTTGCAGGTTATATTTTTTTGCAATCTCATCTAAAATTTTTGCCTTTAATTCTACAGTTGCGGATTCTTCTTTTTCAATAAGTTCAATTGATATCTTGTCTGCTATGTATTCAACAAGCCTCAACGCCTCTGCCTGTGTTAATCTTTGTCTGATTTCTTCTTTTACTTCTTCAAGCGGTTTATACTCATTCTTCTTCTCCTGTGATATATCCTCCGACACCTCTTGTGTGTCCTGTTTTTTAAATTCTTCTCTGTATTTTTTATAAAAGTTTTCTATACTTTCATCACTTATTTTAACTTTTGCCTGCATATCCTGCTTTGTAATCCCGATATAATCAACCCTCACCTGTTCAGGCATTGTAAATTCTTCCCTGTGTTTGTTATAGTATTTAAGAATCTCTTCTTCTGTTGCAGAAACCTTTTGACGAAAGAGTTCTTTGTCTGCAACAACAAATATAGCCTTTATCTTTTGTGTTCTTCTGGTAAATTCTTCCCTTACCTCTTCATCCGATACAGTAATACCTGCAACAATCCTTTCTCTTAATTTTTCAAGAAGTAATGATTCTTTTATGATAGACTCAAATGTTCTGGGAGTTATCTGCAGGACAAATTGAAGAAATTGTTGATAACGGTTCTGATTGAAACCCTGTTCATCTCTAAAAAACGGGAATCCTTCTATCTGTCTTATAACCTCCT from bacterium Unc6 carries:
- a CDS encoding 6-phosphofructokinase, producing MKRIAVVTSGGDCPGLNACIRAVVRYSLSKELEVYGIRRGYQGLIEGEVFKMDRSDVSNIIHLGGTILKTARCENFYKISEQRKAYQTLLKYNIDGLVVIGGNGSLKGAGCLSKNFNVRCVGVPKTIDNDVSGTDICIGFDTAVNTALDAIDRIRDTATSLEKIFIVEVMGGDSGFLALFSALAGGAEDVLIPEHRFDIKNVCQQIKTGRQKGKKSWIIVVAEGAIRGEKVAEFIRKHTDYDVRVTVLGHVQRGGSPTAQDRIIATQFGYTAVDALLKGRTRCFVGMKNGKIVLVPFENRERLKINIRLYNIVDILAQ
- a CDS encoding fructose-1,6-bisphosphate aldolase, class II; this encodes MAVNFKSLGLVNTKEMFKNAMQKGYGIPGYNFNNMEQLQAIIMACVECRSPVILQISKGARQYTNQTLLRYMVSGAVEIAKETGGNIPIALNLDHGDSFELCKSCIDYGFSNVMIDGSSLPYEKNIETTSEVVEYAHRCDVTVEGELGVLAGIEEHVVSEKSHYTDPGQVEDFVKKTSVDSLAISIGTSHGVYKFKVKPGESIPPLRFDILEECEKKLPGFPIVLHGASSVLQEYVNIINKYGGKLEQTAGVSEDQIKRAVKSAVCKVNIDSDGRLVMTAMIRKYLAENPKEFDPRKYLGPAREELKKMYVEKCQILGSAGQA